The proteins below come from a single Tenuifilum thalassicum genomic window:
- a CDS encoding acyl-CoA reductase has product MNIEKRINAFVNLGLKISESVTNASSLLGHSVYNAQFINPWFTPSNIINAANAITQKWLKRDAMEEWVKKYPIQYFNPKKVHEVGVIMAGNIPLVGFHDFLCVLITGNRINIKLSSKDGGLTESIAKMLLEVEPEFKDFIKISEGTLKDFDAVIATGSDSSAKYFDYYFRNYPSLIRGHRNSVAVLSGNESDEELTMLSDDIFSYFGLGCRNVSKLLVPVGYNFERLINSMEKWTNLINHYRYANNYEYNRTILIMNQEQHLDTGFSLLVPNDNIDAHVSVLNYQEYNSIDAVTDYLALNDSKIQCVVSNIPINHLRLVTFGEAQRPLLTDYSDGIDTIEFLGKLNQ; this is encoded by the coding sequence ATGAATATTGAAAAAAGGATTAATGCTTTTGTCAATTTGGGTTTAAAAATAAGCGAGTCGGTAACTAATGCTAGTTCTCTGCTCGGACATTCCGTTTATAATGCACAATTTATAAACCCTTGGTTTACGCCTTCAAATATAATTAACGCAGCAAATGCAATTACTCAAAAATGGTTAAAAAGGGATGCCATGGAAGAGTGGGTAAAAAAGTATCCCATTCAGTATTTTAATCCTAAAAAGGTTCATGAGGTTGGCGTTATTATGGCAGGAAACATTCCTCTTGTTGGTTTTCATGACTTTTTGTGTGTTCTCATCACAGGGAACCGGATTAACATTAAGCTATCTTCCAAAGATGGGGGGCTAACGGAATCGATTGCTAAAATGCTTTTGGAGGTTGAACCTGAGTTTAAGGATTTTATTAAGATATCGGAGGGAACATTAAAAGATTTTGACGCAGTTATTGCCACTGGAAGCGATAGCTCTGCCAAGTACTTCGATTATTACTTTCGCAATTATCCTTCTTTAATAAGGGGCCATAGGAATAGTGTGGCGGTACTGAGTGGTAATGAATCCGACGAAGAGCTTACAATGCTTTCCGATGATATTTTTAGCTATTTTGGATTAGGTTGTCGTAATGTTTCAAAATTACTAGTTCCAGTAGGTTACAATTTTGAACGGTTAATAAATAGCATGGAGAAATGGACTAACCTGATAAACCATTATCGGTATGCTAATAACTATGAGTATAATCGCACCATTTTAATTATGAATCAGGAACAACATCTCGATACAGGATTCTCGTTGCTAGTGCCTAATGATAATATCGACGCTCATGTCTCGGTTCTCAACTATCAGGAGTATAATAGTATTGATGCAGTTACAGATTATTTAGCGCTAAATGATAGTAAAATTCAATGTGTGGTTTCCAACATTCCTATCAATCATTTAAGGTTGGTGACTTTTGGAGAGGCACAACGGCCTTTGCTAACTGATTACTCCGATGGAATTGACACCATTGAGTTTTTAGGGAAGCTTAACCAGTAA
- a CDS encoding CBS domain-containing protein produces MEKRNSEIFLEAFTEIERSLKEILRNEYTANFSELLHKARKLNQVVNYYASDLKEFAQLRNAIVHTKRKDFIIAEPHHDVVEEVLHIKNLLKNPPRVKSLMKHKPFYTHPQAPIKDVLKTFAEKGFMRCPVIENDRIVGLITAKTIARWLIENSYDVDGIKVQELLPYFERNDYCIVSENSDIVSLIGMFNNAVDKGSYIQAALVTQNGNPDSKLVGIISPSDFPAIIGELKVKH; encoded by the coding sequence ATGGAAAAACGTAATTCAGAAATTTTCCTTGAAGCATTTACTGAGATAGAGCGTTCTTTAAAAGAGATTTTAAGAAATGAATATACAGCAAACTTTTCGGAACTTTTACATAAGGCCCGAAAGCTGAATCAGGTAGTAAACTATTATGCATCGGATTTAAAAGAATTTGCACAGCTCCGAAATGCTATAGTTCACACAAAACGTAAGGATTTTATTATTGCCGAGCCCCACCATGATGTGGTTGAGGAGGTGTTGCACATTAAAAACCTTTTAAAGAATCCGCCTCGTGTTAAAAGTTTAATGAAACACAAACCTTTTTATACACATCCCCAGGCACCTATAAAAGATGTTTTAAAAACTTTTGCCGAAAAAGGATTTATGCGTTGTCCTGTTATTGAGAATGATAGAATAGTTGGACTAATTACAGCCAAAACAATAGCGCGTTGGTTAATTGAAAATTCCTACGATGTTGATGGCATTAAGGTGCAAGAGTTGCTTCCTTATTTTGAAAGGAATGATTACTGTATTGTTTCTGAGAATAGTGATATTGTATCGTTGATTGGTATGTTTAATAATGCTGTTGATAAAGGGTCGTATATTCAAGCGGCGCTTGTTACACAAAATGGCAACCCCGATAGTAAACTTGTTGGAATTATTTCACCAAGCGATTTTCCAGCTATCATTGGCGAATTAAAAGTTAAGCATTAG
- the uvrB gene encoding excinuclease ABC subunit UvrB, with the protein MEFKLTSEFKPAGDQPEAIKQLTEGLLRGDRYQTLLGVTGSGKTFTIANVIANINRPVLVLSHNKTLAAQLYGEFKSFFPENAVEYFVSYYDYYQPEAYLPVTDTYIEKDLSINDEIEKLRLSATSSLLSGRRDVIVVSSVSCLYGIGNPQDFYNSKINLKVGQKISRNYFLRQLVDALYSRNEVEFNRGTFRVKGDTVDVFLAYGDRSVRVIFWGDEIESLEIFDPVSGQHIESLDEIVIYPANIFIAGKDRINQAIREIQDDLVKQIEFFQSQGRALEAKRIKERVEYDLEMIRELGYCPGIENYSRYFDGRPPGMRPFCLLDYFPDDFITVIDESHVTIPQIRAMYGGDNSRKQTLVEYGFRLPAAIDNRPLRFEEFESLVGQTIFVSATPADYELTKCQGVVVDQVVRPTGLLDPPIIVRPCQTQVDDLIGEINQCVERDDRVLVTTLTKRMAEEFVKYLTKLGIRCRYIHSDVDTLERVQIMEDLRRGLFDVLVGVNLLREGLDLPEVSLVAILDADKEGFLRSARSLTQTAGRAARNVNGRVIMYADKITESMRITIEETNRRREKQLRYNEKHGITPTQIVKAQKSVLGNLQPKAKVYVEPENVDYAADPVVQYMTVEQLSDAIAVARKKMEAEAKQLNFIEAARYRDEMYALQKILDEKSGSKSSKKKKSR; encoded by the coding sequence ATGGAATTCAAACTTACCTCAGAATTTAAACCAGCTGGCGATCAGCCCGAAGCAATAAAACAGCTGACCGAAGGATTGCTGAGAGGGGATAGGTATCAGACTCTTCTAGGGGTTACGGGTTCAGGCAAAACATTTACCATTGCAAATGTAATTGCTAACATTAATAGACCTGTTTTAGTTTTAAGTCATAATAAAACTCTTGCAGCACAGCTTTATGGCGAGTTTAAAAGCTTTTTTCCTGAAAATGCTGTGGAATATTTTGTTTCGTATTACGATTACTACCAGCCAGAAGCATACTTACCCGTAACGGATACTTATATCGAGAAAGACCTTTCCATTAATGATGAAATTGAAAAGCTAAGGTTGAGCGCTACCTCATCACTACTATCTGGAAGGCGAGATGTGATTGTTGTTTCATCGGTTTCATGCTTATATGGTATTGGTAATCCCCAAGATTTTTACAATAGTAAAATAAACCTAAAGGTAGGGCAAAAGATATCGCGTAACTATTTTCTCCGACAGCTTGTTGATGCACTATACTCTAGAAACGAGGTGGAGTTCAACAGGGGGACTTTTAGGGTAAAGGGTGATACTGTTGATGTGTTTCTTGCATATGGCGATAGGAGTGTACGTGTAATTTTTTGGGGTGATGAGATAGAAAGTTTAGAAATATTTGATCCTGTTAGCGGACAACATATAGAGTCTCTCGATGAAATAGTGATTTATCCTGCAAATATCTTTATTGCTGGGAAGGATAGAATTAATCAGGCAATTAGGGAGATTCAAGACGATTTGGTGAAGCAGATAGAGTTTTTTCAGAGTCAGGGTAGGGCGCTTGAAGCCAAACGGATAAAGGAACGCGTTGAGTATGATTTAGAAATGATTAGAGAGTTGGGGTATTGTCCAGGTATTGAAAACTACTCTCGGTATTTTGATGGTCGACCACCTGGAATGCGACCATTCTGCTTACTTGACTACTTCCCCGACGATTTTATTACAGTTATTGACGAAAGTCATGTAACCATTCCACAAATCAGAGCCATGTATGGTGGCGATAACTCGCGAAAGCAAACGCTTGTTGAGTATGGCTTTAGGCTACCAGCTGCAATTGATAATAGGCCCTTACGATTTGAGGAATTTGAAAGTTTAGTTGGTCAAACAATTTTTGTTAGCGCAACACCAGCCGATTATGAGTTAACAAAGTGTCAAGGTGTGGTTGTTGACCAAGTTGTAAGACCAACAGGTTTGCTTGACCCACCAATCATTGTAAGGCCATGTCAAACTCAAGTAGATGATTTAATAGGAGAGATCAACCAATGTGTAGAGCGTGACGATCGTGTGCTGGTTACCACCCTTACCAAGCGAATGGCCGAGGAGTTTGTGAAATATCTTACTAAGCTAGGTATTAGATGTAGGTATATTCACTCCGATGTTGATACTCTTGAACGAGTTCAAATAATGGAAGATTTAAGAAGGGGGCTTTTTGATGTGCTTGTTGGGGTTAACCTTTTACGAGAGGGGCTCGACTTGCCAGAGGTTTCATTAGTTGCAATTCTTGATGCCGATAAGGAAGGATTTTTACGGTCGGCTCGTTCCCTTACTCAAACAGCTGGAAGGGCAGCTCGAAATGTCAATGGAAGGGTTATCATGTACGCCGATAAGATAACCGAATCGATGCGAATCACAATTGAGGAGACAAACCGAAGGCGTGAAAAGCAGTTGAGATATAATGAAAAACACGGAATTACGCCTACTCAGATTGTGAAAGCGCAAAAATCTGTATTGGGGAACTTGCAACCCAAAGCAAAGGTTTATGTGGAACCTGAAAATGTCGATTACGCTGCCGATCCTGTAGTTCAGTACATGACAGTAGAGCAGCTTTCCGATGCGATAGCAGTTGCTCGAAAGAAAATGGAAGCCGAAGCCAAGCAGCTAAACTTTATTGAAGCAGCACGATACCGCGACGAAATGTATGCTTTGCAAAAGATACTGGATGAGAAATCTGGTTCAAAATCATCCAAGAAGAAAAAAAGTCGATAA
- the miaA gene encoding tRNA (adenosine(37)-N6)-dimethylallyltransferase MiaA, whose amino-acid sequence MSRSQKFLIVLLGPTGVGKTELSLSIAKHFDAPIISSDSRQFFREMRIGTAYPTDEELTKGKHYLVGHKSITERYSCGMFEMEAIELLNEIYQTHNLSLLVGGSGLYIDSLLKGIDDFPTPDPELRKSLHEQLRNEGVESLRQQLKILDPEYYAKVDLKNPQRILKAVEVCLQTGKTYTSFLTRPKKPRPFTAIKVGLNRPREELYRRINERVDKMIEQGLVDEVRNLIPYRNLNALNTVGYKEIFQYLDGEISLPQAVELIKRNTRRYAKRQLTWWGRDDEITWFHPNQKDEIIQYIEKQLKEKSNGKT is encoded by the coding sequence ATGTCACGTTCCCAAAAATTTCTTATTGTATTGTTAGGGCCTACTGGGGTTGGAAAAACCGAGTTGAGCCTTTCTATAGCTAAGCATTTTGATGCGCCTATCATCTCATCCGATTCTCGACAATTTTTTCGGGAAATGAGAATTGGTACGGCATACCCAACCGATGAGGAGTTGACAAAAGGAAAGCACTATCTGGTTGGCCATAAGTCGATAACCGAACGCTACAGCTGCGGCATGTTCGAGATGGAAGCGATAGAGCTACTAAACGAAATTTACCAAACGCATAACTTATCGCTTCTGGTTGGCGGCTCCGGGCTTTATATCGATTCTCTACTAAAAGGCATAGATGATTTTCCCACTCCCGACCCTGAACTTCGAAAGTCGCTTCATGAACAGTTAAGGAATGAGGGCGTTGAGAGTTTGAGACAGCAGCTCAAGATACTTGACCCCGAGTATTATGCTAAGGTTGATTTGAAAAATCCGCAGCGAATACTTAAGGCGGTTGAGGTTTGCTTACAAACAGGCAAAACCTACACTTCGTTTCTTACTCGCCCAAAAAAGCCACGGCCTTTTACTGCCATTAAGGTAGGTTTAAACCGTCCACGTGAAGAGTTATACAGGCGTATTAATGAGCGAGTTGACAAAATGATAGAGCAGGGATTGGTTGATGAGGTACGAAACCTAATTCCCTATAGAAATCTTAATGCGCTTAACACCGTTGGCTATAAGGAGATATTTCAATATCTTGATGGAGAGATTTCATTACCACAAGCAGTTGAACTAATAAAAAGAAACACTCGTAGGTATGCTAAGCGACAACTTACATGGTGGGGGCGCGACGATGAGATTACATGGTTTCATCCAAATCAAAAAGATGAAATTATTCAATATATTGAAAAGCAATTAAAAGAGAAAAGTAATGGAAAAACGTAA
- a CDS encoding YfcC family protein has product MAQEKKKREFPHTYVIIFALIVFAAILTWFVPGGEFAREIKNVNGIDREVIVPGSFHKVDNQPQTWQVFTSIFQGMKRTYDIIFYILMIGGAFWLLNESKALDVAILSFLNFTKRLERFKPLKIIGVDNIVITLIMICFSFFGAVIGMSEETIAFVVIFVPLAISMGYDSIVGISLCFLGAGLGFASALLNPFTIGIAQGLSGIKLFSGIEYRFIIWVVINTIGIGYVLWYARRIKKNPKLSPVYEIDEYWRHKAAHEDNGTKTKPGKSAWATFISLGIVFALFSFYYPVSHLVIGQSSISVPIIPIATVVWFVVGILALRHSVQLFIVNILLFTIVFLIVGVMGYGWYIKEIATLFLVMGLTAGIAFGKSANELAKSFIAGAKDIMSAALVVGLASGIVVILEQGRIIDSLLNYSAEAMMGYGKVTSMAIMYVFYNLLNLVIASGSAKAALTIPLMSQFSDLIGISRQTTVTVYQLGGGFTNLITPTSGVMVGVLSIARIPYNKWFKWFLPLMIILIIVGFLLLLPTLFVPLSGF; this is encoded by the coding sequence ATGGCACAGGAAAAGAAAAAACGAGAGTTTCCTCACACTTATGTAATTATTTTTGCTTTAATTGTTTTTGCTGCCATTTTAACGTGGTTTGTACCCGGTGGTGAGTTTGCCCGCGAAATTAAAAATGTGAATGGCATTGATAGGGAGGTTATTGTTCCTGGTTCTTTTCATAAAGTTGATAACCAACCTCAAACATGGCAGGTGTTTACTTCCATTTTCCAAGGCATGAAAAGAACCTACGACATAATTTTTTACATTCTTATGATTGGAGGTGCCTTTTGGTTGCTTAACGAGAGTAAGGCTTTAGATGTGGCCATCCTCTCCTTTTTGAATTTTACCAAAAGGTTGGAACGTTTTAAACCGTTAAAAATCATAGGTGTCGACAACATAGTCATCACCCTAATAATGATATGCTTCAGCTTCTTTGGAGCTGTTATTGGCATGAGCGAGGAAACGATAGCCTTTGTGGTGATTTTTGTGCCACTGGCCATTAGTATGGGATATGACTCAATAGTTGGGATTAGCCTATGTTTCCTTGGTGCTGGTTTAGGTTTTGCCAGTGCATTACTTAACCCTTTTACAATTGGAATAGCTCAAGGGCTTTCGGGAATAAAACTTTTTTCAGGTATTGAGTACAGGTTTATTATTTGGGTTGTAATTAACACAATTGGTATTGGTTACGTGTTGTGGTATGCCCGCCGAATCAAGAAAAACCCAAAACTTTCACCAGTTTATGAAATTGACGAATATTGGCGTCATAAAGCCGCTCACGAAGACAATGGAACTAAAACAAAACCAGGAAAGAGTGCTTGGGCTACTTTTATTTCTCTCGGAATTGTTTTTGCTTTATTCTCGTTTTATTATCCAGTGAGTCATTTGGTTATAGGGCAAAGCTCTATTTCTGTACCCATAATCCCAATTGCAACTGTAGTATGGTTTGTTGTTGGTATATTGGCTCTTCGTCACTCCGTTCAGCTTTTTATTGTTAACATCTTGCTATTTACCATCGTGTTTCTTATTGTTGGTGTAATGGGGTATGGCTGGTATATAAAGGAGATTGCCACCTTGTTCTTGGTTATGGGCTTAACCGCCGGAATTGCCTTTGGTAAAAGTGCAAATGAGCTTGCAAAATCGTTTATTGCTGGAGCAAAGGATATCATGTCTGCAGCACTTGTTGTTGGATTGGCAAGTGGAATAGTTGTTATTTTAGAACAGGGACGAATTATTGATTCGCTTTTAAACTACTCTGCCGAAGCCATGATGGGCTATGGAAAGGTTACATCCATGGCAATCATGTATGTGTTTTATAATTTGCTTAATCTGGTTATTGCGTCAGGTTCAGCAAAAGCTGCGCTTACCATTCCTTTAATGTCGCAGTTTTCCGATTTAATTGGTATCAGTCGGCAGACAACAGTAACCGTTTATCAGCTTGGTGGTGGATTTACTAATCTTATAACTCCCACTTCGGGAGTAATGGTAGGTGTATTAAGCATAGCAAGAATACCCTATAACAAGTGGTTTAAATGGTTTCTGCCACTAATGATAATCCTTATAATCGTTGGATTCTTACTATTGCTCCCAACACTTTTCGTTCCGTTAAGCGGATTCTAA
- a CDS encoding LytR/AlgR family response regulator transcription factor, translating into MKIRTIIVDDEPNSREMLEHLLLATNNDIEVIDKCENVDTAFSAIKEHKPDIIFLDIEMPGGSGFDLIHKLQETPLNPTVIFVTAYNQFAIKAIKYSAFDYLLKPIDIDDLNDALDRYRKKVRETTSSSESFRSNAQKFLEHVGSMQKIKFSMRNGSLFVDPDEIVWCEASGSYTIIHFHNKKDEVVSVSMKEVEQILSNLSFFRVSRSAIINLRYLTRVDRRNKICIVQKDDVICKVKSSPQQLKLLESS; encoded by the coding sequence ATGAAAATTAGGACAATAATTGTTGATGACGAGCCTAATTCAAGGGAAATGCTTGAGCACTTGCTTTTGGCAACTAATAACGATATTGAGGTTATTGATAAGTGCGAAAATGTTGACACTGCCTTTAGTGCAATAAAGGAACATAAACCTGATATTATCTTTTTAGACATTGAGATGCCTGGCGGCTCAGGTTTCGATTTAATTCATAAACTACAAGAAACACCCTTAAATCCAACAGTCATCTTTGTAACTGCATACAATCAGTTTGCAATTAAAGCAATAAAGTATTCTGCGTTCGACTACTTGTTGAAACCTATTGATATTGATGATCTTAACGATGCTCTTGATCGATATCGGAAAAAAGTGAGAGAAACCACATCTTCTTCGGAGTCCTTTAGATCCAATGCTCAAAAGTTTTTAGAACATGTAGGATCAATGCAAAAAATCAAATTCTCAATGAGAAATGGTTCGCTTTTTGTCGATCCCGATGAAATTGTATGGTGCGAAGCAAGTGGCAGCTACACAATAATCCATTTTCATAATAAGAAAGACGAGGTGGTTTCTGTTTCAATGAAGGAAGTTGAGCAGATTCTTTCAAACTTATCCTTTTTTAGGGTTAGTAGGTCTGCAATTATTAATCTTAGGTACTTAACAAGAGTCGATAGACGTAATAAAATATGCATTGTTCAGAAAGATGACGTTATTTGTAAGGTTAAAAGTTCACCACAACAGCTTAAGCTGCTTGAAAGTAGCTAG
- a CDS encoding ABC transporter permease, with protein MKRILTLYGEIFRISINSILSTKLRSTLTILIISLGIMALVGILTAIESIEGSLTSSFTQMGANSFTIQSRGLRVNIAGNRYRKKNFSHITLQQAREFIERYNFPADIGISVWATGASTIKHSSKKTNPNISVLGVDEGYLKVSGVDIGKGRNFSPIDIQDSRHVAIIGSEVASKLFLKNEDPINKIISVGSGKYKVIGVLKDKGTSFGGGPNRTVYLPYTNVAAYFSRPNMNYSIIVQPRDPKLLEAAVSEAEGTFRLVRNLSAIDENDFHIEKSDSLAKLLIENLKFVSIAATIIGIITLIGAAVGLMNIMLVAVAERTREIGTRKAIGAKSAEIKQQFLFEAILICQLGGLLGVFLGILIGNLVSILLNSPFVIPWGWIVGGLVISFIVGLASGYIPAVKASMLDPIEALRYE; from the coding sequence ATGAAAAGGATTTTAACTCTTTATGGTGAGATCTTTAGGATTTCGATAAACTCGATTCTCTCTACAAAACTTCGTTCAACTTTAACCATTCTTATTATTTCACTGGGTATAATGGCATTGGTAGGAATACTTACTGCCATTGAATCAATCGAAGGTAGCCTTACGAGTTCATTTACACAAATGGGCGCCAACTCCTTTACCATTCAAAGCAGAGGATTACGAGTAAATATTGCCGGAAACCGTTATCGTAAAAAGAATTTTTCACACATAACCTTACAGCAGGCACGTGAGTTTATTGAGCGATATAATTTTCCAGCCGATATTGGCATTTCAGTTTGGGCAACGGGCGCAAGTACTATAAAGCACTCATCAAAAAAGACCAATCCTAACATTAGTGTACTAGGTGTTGATGAAGGATACCTTAAAGTGTCGGGTGTTGATATTGGTAAGGGACGAAACTTCTCGCCAATCGATATTCAGGATAGCAGACACGTTGCTATTATTGGTTCTGAGGTAGCCAGCAAACTATTCCTAAAAAATGAGGACCCAATCAATAAGATTATTAGTGTGGGAAGCGGTAAGTATAAGGTTATTGGCGTTTTAAAAGATAAAGGAACCAGTTTTGGTGGTGGGCCAAACAGAACGGTTTATTTACCATACACTAATGTAGCAGCTTATTTCTCACGACCTAACATGAATTATTCCATAATTGTGCAACCTAGAGACCCTAAACTTTTAGAAGCAGCAGTAAGTGAAGCTGAGGGAACTTTTCGGCTTGTTAGAAACCTTTCTGCTATCGACGAAAATGATTTTCATATTGAAAAAAGCGATAGCCTTGCTAAGCTGCTAATTGAAAACCTCAAGTTTGTATCAATTGCTGCTACCATTATTGGCATTATAACTTTAATTGGTGCCGCTGTTGGACTAATGAACATCATGCTAGTGGCTGTTGCGGAACGCACCCGCGAAATTGGTACACGTAAAGCCATTGGGGCAAAATCGGCTGAAATAAAACAGCAGTTTCTTTTTGAGGCAATTCTGATATGCCAACTCGGTGGACTGCTTGGCGTCTTCTTAGGTATTTTAATAGGAAATTTAGTTTCCATTCTTCTAAATAGCCCATTTGTTATACCATGGGGCTGGATTGTTGGCGGACTTGTAATCTCTTTTATTGTTGGTCTGGCTTCTGGTTACATTCCTGCAGTAAAAGCATCTATGTTAGACCCAATTGAAGCTTTACGATATGAATAG
- a CDS encoding 4Fe-4S dicluster domain-containing protein, translating into MKYILLIFGLGLAFIFLISTITSIAERQKRATFLSFLGLILLPTLYIAPLLLINDATNYYSYALIALSITFIIALLYNPHDPKYKTSTPNHIFDERDTMFSRMELVPGTEKYNQYYATKPENEEKDNLFRQQPGLLSPKAIFYNPLAFSAADANFYTVSKLGPFINDKVSSTKVEIDADDLSIFVKEWVKKLGAIDVGICLMKDYHYYHTKGRRETYGKKIAPRYQYGIALTVEMSEQMIKAAPKGSVIMESAEQYLKSGVIAVTLAALLRNLGYEAQAHIDGNYEVICPLVARDAGLGEIGRMGLLMTHNLGPRVRIAVVTTNAPLQPYNGKVGDESVIEFCTKCKKCAENCPSQSIPYDDRSISDNTLRWKINSESCFTYWTKVGTDCGRCIQVCPYSHPNNLMHNMIRFGIKHSKLFRIMALHLDDLFYKRKPPLGKLPYWVEYKPSK; encoded by the coding sequence ATGAAATACATTTTACTGATTTTTGGTTTGGGATTAGCATTCATTTTTTTAATCTCCACAATTACCTCAATTGCTGAAAGGCAAAAAAGAGCAACCTTTCTTAGCTTTTTGGGGCTAATCTTATTGCCAACTCTTTACATTGCTCCCCTATTATTAATAAATGATGCTACAAATTATTATTCGTACGCCCTTATAGCTTTAAGCATAACTTTTATAATTGCACTTTTATACAATCCGCACGACCCAAAATACAAAACAAGCACTCCAAATCATATTTTTGACGAAAGGGACACCATGTTTTCCAGAATGGAGCTGGTACCTGGTACTGAAAAATACAATCAGTACTACGCAACAAAACCCGAAAATGAAGAAAAAGACAACCTATTTAGACAACAGCCAGGTTTACTATCGCCAAAGGCAATTTTCTATAACCCACTTGCCTTTAGCGCTGCCGATGCTAACTTTTATACCGTTAGTAAGTTAGGTCCATTTATCAATGACAAGGTATCAAGCACCAAAGTTGAAATTGATGCAGATGATCTTTCAATTTTCGTTAAAGAATGGGTAAAAAAGCTAGGTGCCATAGATGTAGGAATCTGCTTGATGAAAGATTACCATTACTACCATACAAAGGGCCGAAGAGAAACCTATGGAAAGAAAATTGCGCCCCGTTATCAATATGGTATTGCGCTCACTGTTGAAATGAGCGAGCAGATGATTAAGGCTGCACCTAAGGGAAGCGTAATAATGGAATCGGCAGAGCAGTACCTTAAATCAGGAGTAATAGCTGTCACATTGGCCGCTTTACTGCGAAACTTAGGCTACGAGGCACAAGCACATATCGATGGTAACTATGAAGTGATATGTCCATTAGTTGCTCGTGATGCAGGATTAGGAGAAATTGGAAGAATGGGCCTGTTAATGACGCATAATCTTGGCCCTAGAGTTAGAATTGCCGTTGTAACTACAAATGCTCCATTACAACCTTATAATGGTAAAGTTGGTGATGAAAGCGTTATTGAGTTTTGCACAAAGTGCAAAAAATGTGCTGAGAACTGCCCATCACAATCTATACCCTATGACGATAGAAGTATTTCGGACAATACTCTTAGGTGGAAAATAAATTCTGAATCATGCTTCACCTATTGGACTAAGGTTGGAACCGATTGCGGTCGTTGCATTCAGGTTTGCCCCTACTCACATCCAAATAACCTAATGCATAACATGATACGCTTTGGAATTAAACACTCTAAGCTATTCAGAATCATGGCGCTACATTTGGATGATTTATTCTACAAGCGTAAGCCTCCGCTTGGAAAGCTACCTTATTGGGTTGAGTATAAACCAAGCAAGTAA
- a CDS encoding response regulator — MSDFDSFNWQGKKILIVDDDRPSIILLTVLLQRCGAKLFYANNGQQAIDVVNQNPDIDLILMDILMEGMSGIEASRIIRKSHPEMPIIAQTACVMTGDKERCIAAGCIEYVSKPIDAIKLLKIIDKYLNVVKLEHSAKE; from the coding sequence ATGAGCGATTTTGATTCATTTAACTGGCAAGGTAAAAAAATACTAATAGTAGACGACGACCGACCAAGTATAATACTCTTAACTGTATTGCTTCAACGTTGTGGAGCAAAGCTTTTCTATGCTAATAATGGTCAGCAAGCCATTGATGTAGTTAATCAAAATCCAGATATTGACTTAATTCTCATGGACATCCTAATGGAGGGAATGAGTGGTATAGAGGCCTCCAGGATTATTCGTAAATCACATCCAGAAATGCCAATTATTGCTCAAACAGCCTGTGTTATGACTGGTGATAAGGAGCGTTGTATTGCTGCTGGATGTATTGAATATGTTTCTAAACCTATAGATGCTATTAAACTTCTAAAAATAATTGATAAATACTTAAATGTAGTCAAACTAGAACACTCTGCAAAAGAATAA
- a CDS encoding IS1096 element passenger TnpR family protein, with amino-acid sequence MIYKFRVLSDEDELFLRDFDVDSESTFLTLHKAIQENLGFDPSQLVSFFLADEHWNKGMELTLIDMQNDTGLAAIPMDKVKIKELITKRKERLLYTYDIFADRNLFIELIDIAEAKEGIEYPLCTASLGEAPIQVADDIILDFDAENDEKNEIDELFDEFNDDDFDSLGFEDDSEF; translated from the coding sequence ATGATATATAAGTTTAGGGTTTTATCGGACGAAGATGAGCTTTTTTTGAGAGATTTTGATGTTGACTCAGAATCTACATTTCTAACATTACATAAAGCAATTCAAGAGAATTTAGGCTTTGACCCTTCGCAGCTAGTATCGTTTTTTTTAGCCGACGAGCATTGGAACAAGGGCATGGAACTTACCCTCATTGATATGCAAAACGATACGGGTTTGGCAGCCATTCCTATGGATAAGGTTAAGATTAAGGAGTTGATAACAAAACGCAAGGAACGCCTGCTTTATACTTACGATATATTTGCTGACCGCAATCTATTTATCGAACTAATTGATATTGCTGAAGCAAAAGAAGGTATTGAGTATCCTTTATGCACAGCTTCTCTAGGGGAGGCCCCAATTCAAGTTGCCGATGATATTATTTTAGATTTTGATGCTGAGAATGACGAAAAGAATGAAATTGATGAGCTTTTCGACGAGTTTAACGACGATGATTTTGATAGTCTAGGTTTTGAAGATGACAGTGAGTTCTAA